In the genome of Mixta calida, the window CGCAGGCTGGTGCCCATTCTGGTCTCCTTCCTGATGATTCTGGTTTCCTTTATTCTGATGTACGTCTGGCCGGTGATCTTCGATGCGCTGGTGAACTTCGGCGAACATATTCAGAAGCTGGGTTCAGTCGGCGCTGGCGTCTATGCCTTCTTCAACCGTCTGCTGATTCCGGTTGGTCTGCATCACGCGCTCAATTCAGTATTCTGGTTTGACGTGGCCGGCATTAACGATATCCCGAACTTCCTCGGCGGCGCGCAGTCTATCGCCAGCGGCAAAGGGATTGTCGGCGTCACCGGACAGTATCAGGCCGGTTTCTTCCCGATTATGATGTTCGGTCTGCCTGGCGCGGCGCTGGCGATTTACCAGTGCGCCCGTCCAGAAAACCGCGCCAAAGTCGGCGGCATTATGATCGCGGCGGCGTTTGCGGCCTTCTTTACCGGCATTACCGAACCGCTGGAATTCTCCTTTATGTTCGTGGCGCCGGTGCTGTATGTCATCCATGCGGTGCTGACCGGCATCTCCGTCTTTATCTCCGCCAACATGCACTGGATCTCCGGCTTCGGCTTCAGCGCCGGTCTGGTAGATATGGCGCTGCAATCGCGCAACCCGCTGGCAACGCAGTGGTATATGCTGATCCCGCAGGGTCTGGTGTTCTTCGTCATCTACTATCTGGTGTTCCGTTTCACCATCAAAAAATTCAACCTGATGACACCGGGCCGCGAGTTGGCGGTGTCAGGCGATGAAAGCGATGGCTACGATGTGAACGTGGAGAGCGGCGTAAGTGGCGAAACGGAAACCGAATCGCTGGCGCGTCGCTATATCAGCGCGGTGGGCGGCTCCGATAACCTGACGCACATCGATGCCTGTATCACCCGTCTGCGCCTGAATGTGAAAGACAGCGCTACGCTGAATGAGGGGCTGGCTAAACGTCTTGGCGCGTCGGGCGTAATCCGTCTGAATAAACAGAGCGTGCAGATTATTGTCGGCACCCAGGCGGAATCGATCGCCTCTGCGATGAAAAAAGTGTTGGCGAAAGGCCCGGTAGCAGCCTCAGGCGCGGCGGCGCCGGTCGCTGATGCGGTGAAAAGCGCGCCGGTCGCTGCGCCAGCAACGACCGCGCAGCACGCCTTCGCCAAGCTGCTGGCGCCGGTGAGCGGCGAAATCGTGGCGCTGGATCAGGTACCGGACGAGGCGTTTGCCAGCAAAGCGGTGGGCGACGGTCTGGCAATCAAGCCTACCGGCAACATCGTGGTGGCGCCGACCGCAGGCACGCTGGTGAAAATTTTCAACACCAATCACGCGTTCTGCCTGGAAACGGCGGACGGCGTGGAGATTGTGGTGCATATGGGGCTGGATACTGTTGCGCTGGCGGGCAAGGGCTTTAAGCGTCTGGCGGAAGAGGGCGCGACCGTTAGCGCCGGTCAGCCGGTGCTGGAAATGGATCTTGATTTCCTTAACGCGAATGCCCGCTCAATGATCAGTCCGGTAGTGGTCAGCAACATCGACGACTTCGCTGGCGTGGCGTCGCTGGCGACGGGAACGGTGGTTGCAGGCGAAAGCAAACTGTACGAAATCCGCAAATAACGCCCCCCTGGCATTAAACCTCTCTAAGGCAGGAAGCGATTCCTGCCTTTTTTCTGCCCTGGCGCCAACAAACGGTTGTTTCCCTTGCGCGCTTTGTGGATCATAATCCGTTATTTCATGGTTAAACCAACCAGACATTTTGTGTTGAGGATACAGTGATGAGTGAGGCTGAAGCCCGCCCAACTAACTTTATTCGTCAGATCATCGACGAAGATCTGGCGAGCGGCAAGCACAGCAGTGTGCATACCCGCTTTCCACCGGAGCCGAACGGCTACCTGCATATTGGTCACGCCAAGTCGATCTGCCTGAACTTCGGCATCGCCCAGGATTATCAGGGGCAGTGCAACCTGCGCTTTGATGATACCAACCCAGCAAAAGAAGATATCGAGTTCGTTGAGTCCATCAAGCGTGACGTGCAGTGGCTGGGTTTCCAGTGGAGCGGCGAGGTCTGTTACTCCTCTAATTATTTCGACCAGCTTTATCAGTACGCTATTGAGCTGATCAATAAAGGCCTGGCCTATGTCGACGAGCTGTCGCCAGAGCAGATCCGCGAATATCGCGGCACGCTGACGTCGCCGGGTAAAAATAGCCCTTACCGCGATCGCAGCGTAGAAGAGAACCTGGCGCTGTTTGAAAAAATGCGCAACGGTGAATTCGCCGAAGGCGCGGCCTGCCTGCGCGCAAAAATCGATATGGCGTCCAACTTTATCGTAATGCGTGACCCGGTGCTGTACCGCGTTAAATTCGCCGAACATCATCAGACCGGCAACAAATGGTGCATCTATCCGATGTATGATTTCACCCATTGCATCTCCGATGCGCTGGAGGGGATCACCCATTCGCTCTGTACGCTGGAGTTCCAGGATAACCGTCGTCTTTATGACTGGGTGCTGGACAACATCACCATTCCGACACATCCGCGTCAGTATGAGTTTTCGCGTCTTAATCTCGAATACGCCATCATGTCCAAGCGCAAGCTGAACCTGCTGGTGACCGAGAAGATTGTGGAAGGCTGGGACGATCCGCGCATGCTGACCGTTTCCGGTCTGCGTCGTCGTGGCTATACCGCCGCCTCGATCCGTGAATTCTGCCGTCGCATCGGCGTCACCAAGCAGGACAACATCGTTGAAATGGCGTCGCTGGAATCCTGTATTCGCGACGACCTGAACGAGAACGCGCCGCGCGCGATGGCGGTGCTCGATCCGCTGAAGATCGTGATCGAAAACCTGCCTGCCGGACATGAAGAGATGATTGAGATGCCTAATCATCCCAACAAGCCGGAAATGGGCCAGCGCACAGTGCCGTTCAGCCGTGAAATCTGGATCGATCGCGCCGACTTCCGCGAAGAGGCCAACAAGCAGTACAAACGTCTGGTATTGGGTAAAGAAGTGCGTCTGCGCAACGCTTACGTTATTCGCGCCGAGCGCGTGGCGAAAGATGAAGAAGGCAACATTACCTGCATCTTCTGCACCTGCGACGTGGATACGCTGAGCAAAGATCCGGCAGACGGACGTAAAGTAAAAGGCGTGATCCACTGGGTTTCCGCAGAACATGCGGTGCCGGCCGAATTCCGTCTTTACGATCGTCTGTTCAGCGTGCCGAATCCGGGCGCGGCGGAAGATTTCCTCGCCACCATTAACCCGGAATCGCTGGTGATCAAACAGGGCTTTGTGGAGCCTGGCCTGAAGCAGGCGGAAGCGACTTCGCCTTACCAGTTTGAGCGCGAAGGTTATTTCTGCGCCGACAGCGTCTATTCCAGCCCGCAGCATCTGGTGTTCAACCGAACCGTTGGCCTGCGCGACACCTGGGCGAAAAGCGGCGAGTAAAACCGCGTAATTGTCAGCAAGGCGGCTCAACGAGCCGCCTTTTTTACGCCTGTCGTCCCATCGGGCGAGAAGGGCGCTCCCGTTCCGCTGGTAAACGTCAGGTTTCCGCCGATGCCATTCCGCCATTAGCCTGCGCCACATCAAAATCGTTCCTTGTTATGTACTAGTTCATGAGTTCACTCTGAGGTAGAATGTCTGCCTGAGCGGTGGTTCTGCCAGACAGAACGCCAGCTGAATATAAAATGAACAGATATCATTCTAAGGACGCGTTATGGGAACAGCGGTTTCCGCCAGCAAACTCCCTTCTGTACTTTGGGGCACACTGATTATTACCGGCACCGTGGTCGGCGCCGGCATGTTTTCCCTGCCGGTAGTGATGTCCGGCGCCTGGTTTAGCTGGTCGGCGGCAATGTTGCTGCTCACCTGGCTCTGTATGCTGCTTTCCGGACTGATGTTTCTGGAAGCCAGCCTGCATTATCCCACCGGCGCAGGTTTCGACACCCTGACGCGCGATCTGCTGGGGCGGCGCTGGAATCTGATTAACGGCGCTTCAATCGCCTTCGTGCTGGGCATTCTGACCTACGCCTATATCTCCGCAAGCGGCGCTATTTTGCAGCATACCTTCGCCTCGCTGGGCATGCCGGTGTCGGCCCGAATCGCCGGGCTGGGCTTTACGCTGCTGGTGGCGCTGTTTGTCTGGTTGGGCACTGCCGTCGTCAGTCGCGTCACGCTGATTTTTCTCGGCGCGAAGGTAATCACTTTCTTCCTGCTGTTCGGCGGCCTGTTGGGGCATGTAAAGCCTGCGCTGCTGTTCCCCAGCGGCGGCGAGGAGGCGCGCTATCTGCGCTATCTCTGGATGGTGGTGCCTTTTTGCCTTGCCTCGTTTGGCTATCACGGTAATATTTCCGGCCTCATCGGCTATTACCAGCGCGATGGCAAAAAGGTGGCGTGCTGCCTGTTGCTGGGTACCGTCGCCGCGCTGGCGATCTATCTGGTATGGATTATCGGCACCATGGGGAATATTCCGCGCGCAGATTTTATCGCCATTGCCCAGCGCGGCGGTAATATCGATGCGCTGGTGGAAGCGCTGGGCGGCCTGCTGCAAAACGCCTCGCTTAGCGCGCTGCTGACCATCTTCTCCACCTTTGCTGTCGCCAGCTCGTTTCTTGGCGTCACGCTGGGGCTGTTTGACTATCTTGCCGATCTGCTGAAATTTAATAACGGCGCGACAGGCAGGCTGAAAACCACGCTGGTCACCTTTGTCGTGCCGCTTGTCGCCGCGCTGATCTGGCCGAACGGTTTTCTGTTGGCGATCGGCTATGCCGGGCTGGCAGCCACCATCTGGGCGGTGATTACCCCGGCGCTGCTGGCGTACCGCGCCAGACAGCGTTTCCCTGAAGCGCAGGGCTGGAAACTGAAAGGCGGCCTGTTTCCCCTTGTACTGGTGCTGCTGTTCGCCGCGCTGAACATTGTGGTGTCGCTGCTCAGCTACGTCGATCTGCTGCCGGTATACGCCAGATAATTCATTCCTGCAGGACAGGCGTTTTGTCCTGCATTTAATTATTTTTATATGCCGCAAAAGCGTTAATTGAATATCCTTTAGATTTTAATTAACGTAATAACTATTTTATTACTGGTTAATAAAATAAATAGGAAGCTCATATTTATATTGCGATGAGTCTTTGTCTGTTTATCCCGCCATTATTTATCTTTTTTATGTGTTCCGGGTCATAATTTAATAACTCAGTCACTCGTTCCTGTTGATAATTCGCGTTGCGAAAAATATCCTTGAATTTGTCAGGGTACGCTTTGATTACCCGCTTTTTTTATTGTTTTCGATTTTTCCGTCAAAGAGGAATAACCTATGCGCACCTTAACAGGCGGGCGTAAGGGGCTATGCTGGGCGCTATCCATGCTTACCGCGCTTGCCAGCTTTATTATTACGCCTTCGATTCACGCCAGCGGTTTTATCGATGATGCTTCATTAAACGGCGCTGTATATTACTGGCAGCGACAGCGTGACCGTAAAGAGATGAATAAAGAGAGCGAACATTACGGTCAATATCAGCCCAATTTACATCACGCCACCGTTAACGGCAGCCTTGATTTTAATTCGGGTTACGCTGCCGATATTATTGGACTGGATCTCGCGCTGTTTGGCGCGATTGAAATGAGCAATAGCGGCCCGGCAACGCCGAATGAAATTGGCTTCAGCCGGGCAAAACATCGCTGGGAAGAAGAGTGGGGAGGCGATCGTAGCGGCGCCAGCCTGTATAAAGCCGCGCTGAAAATGAAGGCTGATGATTACTGGCTGCGGGCTGGCTATATTCAGCCGCAGGGACAGACGCTGTTCGCGCCGCACTGGAGTTTTCTGCCTGGCACCTATCGCGCGATAGAAGCCGGCGCAAGCAGCGATTTTACCGATGCGGGGAGGCTGGACATCTCCTGGATGTGGACCGATCGCTATAAAGCGCCCTGGTATCGTAATTTCTATACGTTTCGTAAAGCCGATGGAAAAACCGGCATCCCCTGGATGCAGGCGATCGGCGCCCGCTACGATTTTAAAAACCAACTGATCCTGGAAGCGTCATGGGGGCAGGCGGCGGATTATATGGACCAGTACTTTGCCAAAGCCTCCTGGAGCATGCCGCTGGGCGATCGCGCTCTACGCACCAGCTACCAGTTTTATGGCGCAAAAGATCACGAAAGCGGCGGTGCGGCAAACAGCAATGATGTTTATGACGGCCTGGCCTGGCTACAGGCGCTGACGTTTGGGTATGTCTGGGGCCTTTTGATTTACGCCTGGAAGGAACCTGGGTGAAGGCGGAAGGCAATCAGGGCTTTTTTCTGCAACGGATGACGCCTTCCTGGGCCAGTTCTAACGGGCGGCTTGATATCTGGTGGGATGCGCGTTCGGACTGGAACGCCAACGGTGAAAAAGCGCTGTTTGCTGGCGTCACGTACGACCTGGCGGGTTGGAATCTGCCCGGTTGGGCGATTGGCACATCGTATGCCTGGGGATGGGATGCGAAACCCAGCACCAGTCCGCAATGGGATCAAGGCCAACGGCTGCGTGAATCCGCCTGGAATCTTGATCTGCTCTACACCATCCAGCAGGGCAGGGCAAAGGACACCCTGTTTAAGCTGCACTTCACGCGTTACGACAATCACAGCGATATCGCCAGCTATGGCGGCGGGTTCGGCAATATTTTCCAGGATGAAAAAGATGTGAAGTTTATGATTATCGCGCCCTTCACCCTTTTTAAACAGAGCGGGCGGTAGACGCCGCCTTAACAAACGGCTGTATCGGTAATCGCCTGAGGCTGTTCGGAAGCCCACGCGACAGGGAAGCATAAGGGGAAAAAATGAAATGTCTCACGTTGTCAGCATTAATCATCGCCGCACTGGCGGGATGCAGCTCGTCCGGCATGCAGGCGCAGCGGGTTGTGGATCAGATAAGCCAGTTCGACGTGCGTTATCAGGTCACGGATAATCTGGCTAACCAGCATGGCGTCGACTGCGCTGCGCTGGGGGCGGACTGGGCCGCCTGTAATCGGGCGACGATCACGCTGACCAATAATGGCCCTGCGCTGAAAAGCCGCAGCTGGGCTATTTATATGAGCCATGTCCATGCGACGCTGAAAGTGGAAAGCGACAAGTTTAAGCTGACCCATTTGGTGGGCGATCTGGTGAAGCTGGAGCCGACGGAGAAATTCACCGGACTGGCGGCGGGCGAATCGGTGGATATTCCGCTTATCAATGAGTACTGGCAGCTGTTTATTACCGACGTCATGCCGCGCTGGTACGTGACGGCGGATAATGCTGAGCCGCGCATTATCGCCAGTACCGATACCGAAGATCTGACGCAGTTCGTTGCGCCAGTCGGCCCCCACTGGAAGCGCATCGCTGACGATAAAAACCTGTTAATGCAGCCTGCCAGCCGCTTTGTTAAAAATGGCGATATTCATCGGCTCCCCGCCGCCGCGCTGCGCGGGCAAATCACGCCGACGCCGTTAAGCCTGACGGTTCATCAGGCCGATCTCGACCTCAGCGGCGGGATCGCGTTTGATCTTGCTGCGCTGCCTGCGGATCAGGCGGCGGCAGTGCGCAACCGCTTCGCCTTGATGAACGTCAACGCCAGCAAGCGGGGCGTGCCGCTGACGACGCGTATCGACGCTGCCCAGTTCGCCAATGCCGGGGCGGTAAGCGGGGCGTATCGTCTGCGCATTACGCCGCAGGAAATCGCGGTTACCGGCTATGATCGGGCAGGGCTGTTTTACGGTTTGATGTCGGTAATCTCTCTTCTGCCAGCCGGAGGCAAGCCGGTTGTCGCCACGCTTGATGCCTGGGACGCGCCACGCTTTGCTTATCGTGGCGCTTTTCTGGAC includes:
- the nagE gene encoding N-acetylglucosamine-specific PTS transporter subunit IIBC codes for the protein MNILSYLQKVGRALMVPVATLPAAAILMGVGYWLDPDSWGAGNALAALLIKSGGAIIENMAALFAVGIAYGMSKDKDGAAALSGFVGFLVVTTLCSPAAVAMIQHMPLEQVPAAFGKINNQFVGILVGILSAEVYNRFSHVELPKALSFFSGRRLVPILVSFLMILVSFILMYVWPVIFDALVNFGEHIQKLGSVGAGVYAFFNRLLIPVGLHHALNSVFWFDVAGINDIPNFLGGAQSIASGKGIVGVTGQYQAGFFPIMMFGLPGAALAIYQCARPENRAKVGGIMIAAAFAAFFTGITEPLEFSFMFVAPVLYVIHAVLTGISVFISANMHWISGFGFSAGLVDMALQSRNPLATQWYMLIPQGLVFFVIYYLVFRFTIKKFNLMTPGRELAVSGDESDGYDVNVESGVSGETETESLARRYISAVGGSDNLTHIDACITRLRLNVKDSATLNEGLAKRLGASGVIRLNKQSVQIIVGTQAESIASAMKKVLAKGPVAASGAAAPVADAVKSAPVAAPATTAQHAFAKLLAPVSGEIVALDQVPDEAFASKAVGDGLAIKPTGNIVVAPTAGTLVKIFNTNHAFCLETADGVEIVVHMGLDTVALAGKGFKRLAEEGATVSAGQPVLEMDLDFLNANARSMISPVVVSNIDDFAGVASLATGTVVAGESKLYEIRK
- the glnS gene encoding glutamine--tRNA ligase — translated: MSEAEARPTNFIRQIIDEDLASGKHSSVHTRFPPEPNGYLHIGHAKSICLNFGIAQDYQGQCNLRFDDTNPAKEDIEFVESIKRDVQWLGFQWSGEVCYSSNYFDQLYQYAIELINKGLAYVDELSPEQIREYRGTLTSPGKNSPYRDRSVEENLALFEKMRNGEFAEGAACLRAKIDMASNFIVMRDPVLYRVKFAEHHQTGNKWCIYPMYDFTHCISDALEGITHSLCTLEFQDNRRLYDWVLDNITIPTHPRQYEFSRLNLEYAIMSKRKLNLLVTEKIVEGWDDPRMLTVSGLRRRGYTAASIREFCRRIGVTKQDNIVEMASLESCIRDDLNENAPRAMAVLDPLKIVIENLPAGHEEMIEMPNHPNKPEMGQRTVPFSREIWIDRADFREEANKQYKRLVLGKEVRLRNAYVIRAERVAKDEEGNITCIFCTCDVDTLSKDPADGRKVKGVIHWVSAEHAVPAEFRLYDRLFSVPNPGAAEDFLATINPESLVIKQGFVEPGLKQAEATSPYQFEREGYFCADSVYSSPQHLVFNRTVGLRDTWAKSGE
- the mtr gene encoding tryptophan permease; this encodes MGTAVSASKLPSVLWGTLIITGTVVGAGMFSLPVVMSGAWFSWSAAMLLLTWLCMLLSGLMFLEASLHYPTGAGFDTLTRDLLGRRWNLINGASIAFVLGILTYAYISASGAILQHTFASLGMPVSARIAGLGFTLLVALFVWLGTAVVSRVTLIFLGAKVITFFLLFGGLLGHVKPALLFPSGGEEARYLRYLWMVVPFCLASFGYHGNISGLIGYYQRDGKKVACCLLLGTVAALAIYLVWIIGTMGNIPRADFIAIAQRGGNIDALVEALGGLLQNASLSALLTIFSTFAVASSFLGVTLGLFDYLADLLKFNNGATGRLKTTLVTFVVPLVAALIWPNGFLLAIGYAGLAATIWAVITPALLAYRARQRFPEAQGWKLKGGLFPLVLVLLFAALNIVVSLLSYVDLLPVYAR